GGGGGGCATCCCCCGACTGCGGCACCGGTGGTGGCCGGACATCGCTACAGTGTTCTCTATTTCGCCCAGGCCGCAAAAATCGCCTGAAATGCTTGATCCGACATTCCCCTTCGCTATCCTAACATGGCTAACGGGTGTGGCATAAGTTCGCAGAATTGATGTGAACGCGTGTGCGCATTCCATGGGATCGGAAACCAAACTTTATTCAGGCAAACAAGACGATGAAACAGCGTGGCATTCGAGCTTGGATTCGAATCTGTGCCGTTGTGGCGGCCTCGATTCCGTTTTCAGCGGCCCAGGCCGGTTACGGATCGTCCGGAGGCTATGGATCTTCCGGCGGATACGCTTCTTACGGCGGGTCTTCGGGCGGGTACGCTTCGTCGGGCGGATATGGATCCAGCGGCGGGCATCATCCGGTGTTGAGCCACTTGAAAGCAAAGATTGCTGCCAAGCGAGCGGCCTGGTACAGCAGTGGTGGTGCCAGCAGCGGCGGTTCATCCGGCGGCTATGCGGCCTACTCCTACTCGGCCAGCAGCGGTGGCGCCAGCAGCGGCGGACATGTCGGGCCGTTGCGTCGATTGGCCGATCACATTCATGCCAAGAAGGCGGCCATCCGTGCCCGCTGGGCGGGTGCCAGCAGCGGCGGCAGCTCTGGTGGGTACGCTTCTTACTCGTACGCTTATTCGGCCAGCAGTGGCGGAGCCAGCAGCGGCGGTTCATCCGGCGGCTATTCCGCCGCACGCGCGACCTACGGATCTTCCGGCGGCAGCAGCGGCGGATCGGTGTCGTCCTACTCCGCTCCCGTGGTCTCTGGCGTGATCCAATCGCCCAGTTATGAATCGTCTCAGATTCAAAGCGGTTACGAAATCCAACCGCAGATGTCGGCGCCAGTCGAATACGGCGCACCGGTGGAATACGGTGCTCCGGTCGAAAGTGGTGCACCGATGGATTACAGCGCTCCGGTGGATTCGTCCGCTCCCGGCGATGGCTTCGTTCCATCGGACTCGATTCAAACCCCCGACGTTTCGGCCGAAGGCGAATCGGACGCAAGCATCCAGTACGGATCGGCGCGGTTTGCTTCTACCAATTCACTCAGCGATGCGGCTTTGTTGACCGTTGCGGTTCCCAGCGAAGACGCTGTGTTGGAAGTCAACGGACATCGCACCCGTAGCGAAGGCGAAATTCGCCAGTTTTTGTCGCGTGGATTGAAGGACGGTTTTGTTTACACCTACGTCGTGAAAGTCCAGTACCAGCAAGACGGCCAGACCATCGAAGACACGCAAACGGTGAAGATGCGTCCGGGCGACAAGCAGCGACTGTTCTTCGATGCCAAGTCCGCCGAAGTTGTGGACGAAACCATTGTTTCGGAAGAGGCGGAATCGGTCGAAGAAACGGTCGTGACGATTCGTGTTCCCCAGGACGCGAAGGTCGTTCTGGCTGGCAATGAAACGTCGGGTCAGGGAGCAACGCGTACGTTCCGGACTCGGACGTTGAAAGCAGGTGAGGTCTGGGAAGACTACACGATCGAAGTGACCGTGGACGTCGACGGGACGCCCGTCACGCAAACGCGTTCGATCACTGTTCGCCAAGGACAGACCCACCAAGTGGATTTCGATTTCGACGCACAGCGTTTGGCCAGCCGCTAAGCGGGCCAAGCGTCCGATGTTAGCCGGCGTGTTACCTGGTCGTTGCCGGCGGTCTGGTCGTCACAACCAAACCAGGCGGCGACTTGCGATGATTTGACCGACCGATCACTGGTGGCATGTCGGCCATTGACGAAATACTTTGATGCCGCGTTCCGTTGTGGGACGCGGCATTTTTTCGTGCGACGGATCCATTGACGTGTCAAGCATCCAGCCAGCCAGCCAAGAAGAACCGGCACCGATTCGACCCGCGGTCAAGCGATGCATCAGTGCGTTGGTGGTGCTGCACGTGGGCGCCGTTTTCTTGGCACCGCTAAGTTTTCAAACGCGTGGTTCGCTGGGCAGTTCGCCGTCGGTCGATACGTTACTGATGCCGCTGCGTGGCTATGGTGAATTCCTGTATTTGAATCGCGGCTACGCGTTCTTTGCACCCGACCCCGGTCCCAGTCACTTGGTCCAAGCGGCGATTGGTGAATTGACCGATCCCGATCTGCAGGAGCCGGTTTATCCGGATTTGGATCGCGATTGGCCACGCTTGTTGTATCACCGGCATTTCATGTTGGCGGAGTATTTGACGGAGATTCACCACCCACCAGGACCGCCACCGGAGTTGAAAGAACAGGATCCCGCCGCAGCCGAGTTGTGGGAAGCGTCCCGGGCCCGCTACGAATACGTCCGCCAGTCCTATGTGCGGCATCTGCGGTCGAAGAATCCTGGACGCGTCGTTGCCATTCGACGGTTGGAGCACTTGCTGCCCAGCTTTCTGGAGTTTGATCCGGGGACGACGGATCTGCGGTCCGAGCAGTCGTATCGCGTGATGCCCGACCAGTGGGATCCCGTACCGATGCCCATGGCGGCCGGGGCAATCGCACCCGCGCCGGCTCCTGAACTGTTGCCCGAAACGGTTTCGCCTACGCCCAATTCACCTACGCCCAGTTCGCCCCCGCAGCCAACATCGCCCGCCGATGCCACCGAATCGGGAGTCGACGTTCGATGATCGGCGCAGCAATGGGTGAAATTCGGTCTTGGTTGCGTGATGTGGCCGCGGCTTGGGACAAATTCTGGTTTTGCGGACGAACCGGCGAAACGTTGGCTGTCATTCGCATCGCCACCGGCGTCATGCTGTTGTATTCCCATTTGGTTTTGGCCAAGGATCTGATGTCGTTCTTGGGGCCTGACGCCTGGATCGACAACGTGACCGCCAAGCAATTGCACGATGGTGCTTTTGGCGTCAGCGATTGGGCGCGTAGCTATCTTTGGCACATCGACAACGCATCGCTGTTGTGGGCCCATCAATTATTGGCAATCACCGCGTCGGCATTGATGGCGGTTGGTTTCCTGTCACGTCTGACGGTTCCGTTGGCTTGGTTTTTGAACCTGATGTACGTGCACCGTTTGACGGGCGCATTGTTCGGGCTGGACCAAATCATGACCTATTCGGCCATGTATTTAAGTCTGGCTCCTTGTGGTGCCGTCTGGTCGGTGGACGCTTGGTTGCGACGTCGCGGCAAATGGTCGGCAAAGATGCGAGACCGCTGGCTGCCGGCGAACCGTCCGTCCGTGTCGACCAACGTGGCGACGCGTTTGTTTCAGATTCACGTCTGTGTCATCTATCTATTTGGCGGACTGGCGAAGGCCCGCGGAGAAATGTGGTGGGACGGAACGGCGGTTTGGTTTGCGGTCGCCAACTACGAATACCAGTCGTGGGACATGACTTGGATGGGACGCTATCCCCGACTGTTTTCCTTGCTGACGCACACCACGTTGTTTTGGGAAGTCTTTTATTGCGCGCTCGTTTGGCCGCGTTTGACTCGCCCGATCGTGTTGGCGATGGCCGTTGCCGTGCACGGCGGGATCGCTTTGTTCTTGGGGATGATCACGTTCGGCGTGATGATGATTGTCGCCAACATGATCTTTGTTCCGCCGGATTTCTGGCGGCGTTTGATTGGTCGCGGTGTGCATGAAAAAACGCCGGTCAAAGCCTGAGCCCGACCGGCGTTGGATCGCGTTTTGATATTGGGGAAAGTCGCTTTTAGCTGACGTCGACCAACGATTCGCCGGTCATGTCCGCGGGCTTTTCCAAGCCCATCAAAGCCAGCACGGTCGGTGCGATGTCGGCCAGACGGCCACCTTCACGCAGCGATTTGCCGACCGAATCAGGGTCGACGACGATCAACGGCACGTCAAAGGTGGTGTGGGCGGTGTGTGGGCCGCCGGTTTCCGGGTTGGTCATCTGTTCGCAGTTGCCGTGATCCGCCGTAACGACCAGGGACCCGCCTTTGGCCAGGGTTGCCTTGACCAATTGGCCGACGCCATCGTCGACGGTTTCGACCGCTTTCACAGCCGCATCCAGGTTCCCCGTGTGGCCGACCATATCACCGTTGGCGTAGTTGATGATGATCATGTCGCTGCGTCCTGATTCGATTTCTTTCAAGACGATCTGGGTGACCTCGGGTGCCGACATTTCCGGCTTTTGGTCATAAGTCGACACGTCGCGTGGCGACTGGGCCATTTCATTGTTTTGGCCGTCGAACGGTTCGTCGCGATAGTCGTTGAAGAAGAACGTGACGTGGGGGTACTTTTCCGTTTCGGCACAGCGGAATTGTTTCAGTCCCAGCTTGCTGACGTATTCACCCAAGATGTTCGGCATCTTGGGTGGCTTTTCGAAAATCACGTTGACCGGCAACCCGGTTTCATAGCCCGCCATGGTGGCAAAATACAGGTTGTCGATCTTCTCACCACGGTCAAAACCACCACCTTGGATTTGCGACCACGCGTCGTCATCCAAGACAAACGCTTTGGTCAGTTCGCGGGGGCGGTCACCGCGATAATTCATGAAGACGACCGCATCGCCGGGACCGATCAACGACGGCTTGCCGTTGTAGGGGATGGTCGTGGCCGTGATGAACTCATCGCCACTGCGGCTGGGTTCGGTCGGGTTGTCGTAGTAATCACGGATGGCGTCGACGGCGGAGTCCGCGGTTTTTTCGGTACCCTTGGTCAGCATGTCATAGGCTTGCTGGACTCGGTCCCAACGAAAATCACGGTCCATGGCATAGAAGCGTCCGATGACGCTGGCGATGTGGCCGGCCCCCAGTTCCTGGCACTTCTGTTGGACACTTTCGACGAACGCGGCACCGCCGGTGGGCGACGTGTCACGGCCATCGGTGATCGCGTGGATCGCCAACCGGTCGTGTCCCAAGCCCGCATCCTTGGCGACTCGGATGAACGCATCGGCGTGGGTGATATCGCTGTGGACCCGTCCGTCGGACATCAGCCCCAGCAGGTGCAGGGTGCCGCCGGTTTCTTTGACATGATCGACCGCGGCATTGACGACTTTGTTTTCGAAAAAGCTGCCTTCACGAATCGCCCGTGTGATTCTCATCACTTCTTGATCGACGATACGGCCGGCGCCGATGTTTTGGTGTCCGACTTCGCTATTGCCCATCACGCCTTCCGGCAGACCGACGTCTTCGCCGGATGTGTGGATCAGCACGTTCGGGTATTTCTGCATCAGTTCGTCGGCCACCGGGGTATCGGCCTGCACGATGGCGTTGGCCTTGTCCCACTGGGGGTCGGGGTTTTGCCCCCAACCATCACGAACAATCAAAACGACGGGTTTGCGACGCAGGTCAGTCACGGCGGCGTGTCTCTTTCGCGAAGGACAAAATGGAATGGAAACTGATTTTCGCGGGGGAGTCTAACGCGCATCACCGGATTGTCCCACGAGTCCTCGTGGTGCCCGATCGGTTGCCGGGCGGGCGGTGGCGACGAAACGGGCCGCGTCGGGGGACCGGCCGCCGGTGTCGCGTCGGACGTAGGCTTCGGCGCGACGGTTCGATTCGCTAAGCTCTGCGGACTGTCCGCCCGAATTTTCCTGGTCCACAACGAGCGATTTCAAGATGTCTCTGTTGCAGTTCGATCCGTCCGGTTCCATCAACGACGACTACGGCGTCACCCAAGCCCAAATCGATTCGCTGGGTGACGAATTGGCGGCACTGCGAACGGAGATGGTGGAAACCGACCGCAAGCAATACGACAGCGGTGATATCCCCGCCGAAAAACAGCCTCTGGATGCTCGGTTTTTCTGGCTGCCCGAAGAACAATTGGAAGCCTATCAGAAGGATCGCGAAGCCAGCGAACTGGGCCGGATCTTCAAGGTCGCCAACGGGCTGCATGATTCGATCGATGCGGTGACCGTGCTGGGGATCGGCGGATCCTACATGGGCGCCCGCGCGATGATGGAAGCCTGCTGTGACCCCTACCACAATGAACTGACGCGAGCCGCCCGTGGCAGTAAGCCGCGGATGTATTTCGAGGGCAACAACGTTGACAACGATGCCGCCGATTCATTGCTGCGTCGCTTGCGGTCGGGCGGCTACGGCGATTCGGCGGCCGAGAAACGATCGGCCCTTGTCGTGATCAGCAAGTCGGGCGGAACGATGGAAACGGCGGCGGCATTCCGTTTGTTTCTGCCCGCGCTGGAATCGGAGTTGGGCGAAGAGGCCAAGGACTGGTTGGGCAAGCTGGTGGTCCCGGTCACCGGCGAAGGCGGCAAGCTGTTCAACTTGGCTCAGGAAATCGGTTGCGAAGAAGTCTTCAGTGTGCCCGATGGTGTGGGCGGACGTTTCAGCGTCTTGTCACCGGTCGGTCTGGTACCCGCGGCATTCCTGGGGCTGGACTGTATGAAATTGCTCGAAGGCGCCGTGGCGATGAACGAGCATTTCAAAACCGCCGACTACGCCGACAACGTCGTGCTGCAGTACGTCGCCGTCAATCATTTGCTGGCACAGCATCGCGGAAAATCGATTCGGGTGATGAGTGTTTGGACCAAGGCACTGGAATCGCTTGGATTGTGGTACGACCAGTTGTTGGCCGAATCCAACGGCAAGGATGGCAAAGGCGTCACGCCGCTGACCACGGTCAATACACGTGATTTGCACAGCCGACACCAACAGCATCAACAAGGGGCCAACGACAAAGTCTTCAACAACGTGATCGTTCAATCGGTTCGTACCGATGCGTTGGCCGTGGGGCACAGCGAGCGAAACCAGGACGGCATGAATGACATCGCCGAAAAAACGTTGCCCGAAATCATGTCGGCAGCCATCAAGGGGACCAACGATGCGTTGCACGCCGATGGTCGACCCACCACCGACATCATTTTGCCGAAGATCGACACCCATGTGCTGGGCCAGTTGTTCCAAATGCTGATGATCGCCACCGTGATCGAAGGTCGTTTGCTTGGGATCAATCCTTACGGTCAACCGGGTGTCGAACAGTACAAGAAAAACATGAATAAGAACTTGGGACGCGCCTGATCGATGTCGAAAGTTGACGAACTGTTCCAGCGTTTACGTGGTGATGGCCGTAAAGCCTTGATGCCGTTCATCACCGCCGGCGATCCGGATTTCGAAACCACTGCGGCCATCTTGAACGGGGTCAAAGCGGCCGGCGCTGATTTATGCGAAATCGGCGTCCCGTATAGCGACCCGATTGCTGACGGGCCGGTGATCCAAGAATCCTATCAGCGGGCCCTGGATTCCGGATTCCGTTTGGATGGCTTGTTCGATTTGCCGTCTCAAGTCCGCAATGCGGACGCCCAGCTGCCTTTGGTCACCATGGCCAGCTATTCGATCATCTATCGAATGGGGCTTCGGCAATACGTGCAGCGTGCGATTGACGCGGGCTACGCCGGAGCGATCGTTCCCGATTTGTTGGTCGAAGAAGCCGGTCCCTTGTCGAAGGTTTGCTCCGAACTTGACTTTTCTCTTGTGTTGCTGGTCACTCCCACGACCTCACGCGACCGCCAGATCCGCATCGCCGAATCGTCGACCGGTTTTCTGTACTTTGTGTCGGTGACGGGGATCACGGGGGAACGTGCCGCGTTGCCCGAAACGCTGGGGGAAAACGTGCGTTGGTTGAAGCAGCGCACTGAGCTGCCGATCTGCATCGGTTTCGGGATCAGCGGTCCGGAAACGGCGGCGCAGCTCGCTCCGGTCGCCGACGGTCTGATCGTCGGTTCGGCCGTGGTCCGGCGGATTGCGGCGGCATCGGATCGCGACGACGCCGTGAAACGGGTCAGCCAGTTTGTCGGCGAATTGCGAACGGCGATCGATTCGGCGCCGGTGGACTGAATTCTTTGCAAAAAGCGACCGGTTCGTCGCTGTTCCGGTGGTCGAATCGGCGATCTGTCGGTGCAACCGTCATAACTGTCACGGTCATTGCCCGTTAAAGTTTCTCCAGCCCGAAAGGTGCCCTGGTCCGGAAAGGTTTGCGCAATCTGCGTGCTACTGTTCTAACGGCCGGGGATTGTCGGCGTGAAACACTTCACCGCTGACGTCAAAGATTCCCCAGCCGTTCCGATCCGAAATCACTTCGAATCGCCGACGCATCATCGACGTCGGCAAAGCACGCACGAGGGGAATGCTGATGACCGCTTCGACCACCAACAACGACCAGTTTGCCGGCGAGATCTTGACCTTGGACCGCCGTCGTAAAGATCGACGGGCCGACAAAGTCGCCACGGTCGATGCCGAAGCTGGCAGCAAGAC
The DNA window shown above is from Crateriforma spongiae and carries:
- a CDS encoding glucose-6-phosphate isomerase, translating into MSLLQFDPSGSINDDYGVTQAQIDSLGDELAALRTEMVETDRKQYDSGDIPAEKQPLDARFFWLPEEQLEAYQKDREASELGRIFKVANGLHDSIDAVTVLGIGGSYMGARAMMEACCDPYHNELTRAARGSKPRMYFEGNNVDNDAADSLLRRLRSGGYGDSAAEKRSALVVISKSGGTMETAAAFRLFLPALESELGEEAKDWLGKLVVPVTGEGGKLFNLAQEIGCEEVFSVPDGVGGRFSVLSPVGLVPAAFLGLDCMKLLEGAVAMNEHFKTADYADNVVLQYVAVNHLLAQHRGKSIRVMSVWTKALESLGLWYDQLLAESNGKDGKGVTPLTTVNTRDLHSRHQQHQQGANDKVFNNVIVQSVRTDALAVGHSERNQDGMNDIAEKTLPEIMSAAIKGTNDALHADGRPTTDIILPKIDTHVLGQLFQMLMIATVIEGRLLGINPYGQPGVEQYKKNMNKNLGRA
- a CDS encoding TIGR03000 domain-containing protein → MKQRGIRAWIRICAVVAASIPFSAAQAGYGSSGGYGSSGGYASYGGSSGGYASSGGYGSSGGHHPVLSHLKAKIAAKRAAWYSSGGASSGGSSGGYAAYSYSASSGGASSGGHVGPLRRLADHIHAKKAAIRARWAGASSGGSSGGYASYSYAYSASSGGASSGGSSGGYSAARATYGSSGGSSGGSVSSYSAPVVSGVIQSPSYESSQIQSGYEIQPQMSAPVEYGAPVEYGAPVESGAPMDYSAPVDSSAPGDGFVPSDSIQTPDVSAEGESDASIQYGSARFASTNSLSDAALLTVAVPSEDAVLEVNGHRTRSEGEIRQFLSRGLKDGFVYTYVVKVQYQQDGQTIEDTQTVKMRPGDKQRLFFDAKSAEVVDETIVSEEAESVEETVVTIRVPQDAKVVLAGNETSGQGATRTFRTRTLKAGEVWEDYTIEVTVDVDGTPVTQTRSITVRQGQTHQVDFDFDAQRLASR
- the trpA gene encoding tryptophan synthase subunit alpha → MSKVDELFQRLRGDGRKALMPFITAGDPDFETTAAILNGVKAAGADLCEIGVPYSDPIADGPVIQESYQRALDSGFRLDGLFDLPSQVRNADAQLPLVTMASYSIIYRMGLRQYVQRAIDAGYAGAIVPDLLVEEAGPLSKVCSELDFSLVLLVTPTTSRDRQIRIAESSTGFLYFVSVTGITGERAALPETLGENVRWLKQRTELPICIGFGISGPETAAQLAPVADGLIVGSAVVRRIAAASDRDDAVKRVSQFVGELRTAIDSAPVD
- a CDS encoding HTTM domain-containing protein, yielding MIGAAMGEIRSWLRDVAAAWDKFWFCGRTGETLAVIRIATGVMLLYSHLVLAKDLMSFLGPDAWIDNVTAKQLHDGAFGVSDWARSYLWHIDNASLLWAHQLLAITASALMAVGFLSRLTVPLAWFLNLMYVHRLTGALFGLDQIMTYSAMYLSLAPCGAVWSVDAWLRRRGKWSAKMRDRWLPANRPSVSTNVATRLFQIHVCVIYLFGGLAKARGEMWWDGTAVWFAVANYEYQSWDMTWMGRYPRLFSLLTHTTLFWEVFYCALVWPRLTRPIVLAMAVAVHGGIALFLGMITFGVMMIVANMIFVPPDFWRRLIGRGVHEKTPVKA
- the gpmI gene encoding 2,3-bisphosphoglycerate-independent phosphoglycerate mutase, producing the protein MTDLRRKPVVLIVRDGWGQNPDPQWDKANAIVQADTPVADELMQKYPNVLIHTSGEDVGLPEGVMGNSEVGHQNIGAGRIVDQEVMRITRAIREGSFFENKVVNAAVDHVKETGGTLHLLGLMSDGRVHSDITHADAFIRVAKDAGLGHDRLAIHAITDGRDTSPTGGAAFVESVQQKCQELGAGHIASVIGRFYAMDRDFRWDRVQQAYDMLTKGTEKTADSAVDAIRDYYDNPTEPSRSGDEFITATTIPYNGKPSLIGPGDAVVFMNYRGDRPRELTKAFVLDDDAWSQIQGGGFDRGEKIDNLYFATMAGYETGLPVNVIFEKPPKMPNILGEYVSKLGLKQFRCAETEKYPHVTFFFNDYRDEPFDGQNNEMAQSPRDVSTYDQKPEMSAPEVTQIVLKEIESGRSDMIIINYANGDMVGHTGNLDAAVKAVETVDDGVGQLVKATLAKGGSLVVTADHGNCEQMTNPETGGPHTAHTTFDVPLIVVDPDSVGKSLREGGRLADIAPTVLALMGLEKPADMTGESLVDVS